The genome window aaatcaatgcTGAAACCCGATGTCTACTAAGcttgtaagtatatatatattcgattTGGTTTGGGATAAACCGAATTCACACACACAACAAAAACCCAACAAACTTAAATAAATACAAATAGAGCACGATCCAAGCTAGTACAATTAAAGGGACCCATGAAAATGGTTAGTTGGTTAGGGCCTTACTGCAGGGTCTACATTGGGTCCATTTGAATCCACAAATGTTTTTTAAGAATAATCAATACAAAATATATGAGGTATAAATAATCATAATGTATTTTTTAGGGGAAAAAAACCCTCAAGTCCTTGATAAAAGATTGATACAAATATGAAACATTTTTTTATCGTTGGATCAAATACCTATTTGGCTTGTTATTTTTTGTCAATGAATTAAAAATTTtagccttaaaaaaaattacataatgaTGACATATACCTATATtccataaattatatattgacttttttttttaaaattatttgtggaTTCAAATGGACCTAATGCAGGCCGCAGGGTATGACAGAGGGATGGAAAATAGTAAGCTAATATATTATatagaaatattaatatatttaaattaaatatataaataattttgacTTTAAACCCAATTTAATTTTCTCCAATAATTGAGAAACATCTGCATTTGACTTGGCCTCTtaattgagcaattttgaatAGGAAATAAAAATGGTATCCAAGTCTAGAAGATGCCAATATTAGTTGACCATAACTTTTCAAAGATTTGAATTATTGAATAATTAAGTGTTTCTGTAGCATTCACGTCTAAGGCTCATCCTCTAAACCCTTCCTTCCTTTGTCAGTCTCATCTCCATTTCTTTGTATTCCAAGCCAAAATCTCTTCAGTTTCTGTTgaattctcatttttttggtgAAACCAACAAGGTATGCAAACATGTGCAATTTATTTGTGTTTCTTTTAGATTGCTAAATAGTTTGTTGTTTCTCTGATCTCATCATGCTTTATAGTTTTGGGAGAGATTTTTCCAATAGTGATTGGGGATTTTCAATCCCTGATAACTTCccatttcaaatcaaaatccaagcaatgtttttttctttttctcttgtcTTCATGACCGGCCTGGATGTGACAATGTTCATGTCTTAGTGACCATGTATTTTTAGGCGAAAACGACAGCTATATGTTGCCGTTTTTCTGCCTGTATGTTTTGTTGTAGAGCATGATTTAACGTATCCCGTTAGTGGTATTGCTAGGCAGACTCTACCAAATACAACCTTATTCTAGTTTTGTTTTGTATgactcaaaattaattttgggaATCCATCCAAGTTTTACATATTATCTCAATTGTTCATCTTTCTCAtctatgtcttttttttttaattgaattaacTTCGCAGGGAAACAATGTcagaagagaaaacaaagagGGAGGTTAATACCAAAGAAAATGCTCTCAAGGATGGTACAATGAGGAAATCATGGTCAACTGATTCTTTATCAAGCAGTGCCATTGGAAGAACCTGTGTGTGCGCTCCGACGAAGCATGAAGGATCGTTTCGGTGTCGGATGCACCACCGTACTTCCTTGAACAACCTTCAAAACTGTAATACTCAAATTCATGGCAATCcgaagcctgaagctgaagaaAACAAgtgaagatttttttaaaaaaatttatttgcattATTAAGTAAGCGTGCTTAGGTTTGCTTGTTTGGTTATGTAATAGACATTGCTTGGTTTATTTTTAAGCATTTGAAAAGTCCTATATTATTATTGTAAATATTCCAgtaatattatttatttgtttatttttaagtgGAATTTCAATCAAGAGCAATTTGAGAAAATCGATTTTCTATTTCGGCGATCATTGACTTTAATCTATTTTtcacattaaaataaaataaaaaagaaaaaattataataagcCCTCCAAAACCCTAGCCTTCAAATCGATTATCGTCTCTGAATACCAACGCAACGCTCGCTTTCTCGTTACAAAATGGCAAAGAAGCGGAAGCACGATTCCGAGTCCATAGACCCAACCGCGCCCCCGCAGAAACAACAGCAGCAGAAGCTGGAACCAGTCGCTGTGAAACGAGAACCCACAACTCAAAACGAACAAACCCCCCCGCagaaacaacagcagcagcagcgggAACCAGTCTATGTGAAACGAGAACCCACAACTCAAAACGAACAAACCGCCCCGCAGAAACAACAGCAGCAGAAGCTGGAACCAGTCGCTGTGAAACTAGAACCCACAACTCAGAACGAACAAACCCCCCCGCAGAAACAACAGCAGCAGAATCTGGAACCAGTCGCTGTGAAACTAGAACCCACAACTCAAAACGAACAAACCGTGGAAGAAGAGTACGAGGAGGAATACGAAGAAatcgaagaagaagaggaagtggaggaggaggaagagaacgACCATGAAGATCAGAATGCCAGCAATCAGACGTTACAGAATGCGTCCACGTCGAATCTTGGAGCAGTCGAAGAGGGCGATGATGAGGATGAACCGATATCGAAGCTCCTGGAGCCGTTCAGTAAAGAACAACTTGTTATGCTGCTATGCGAAGCCGCGGATTCTCACCGCGATGTCGCGGATCGAATTCTGGTAGTGGCCGATGAGGACCATGTGCACCGTAAGATCTTTGTTCACGGACTTGGCAGGGACACTAACGGCGAGATTCTTAGGAGCGAGTTCAAGCAGTACGGGGAGATTGAGGACTGCAAGGCCGTCCGTGACAAGATTTCGGGGAAATCAAAGGGATACGGTTTCATCCTCTTCAAGAGTAGACGCGGAGCTCGTGAGGCCTTGAAGCAGCCCCAGAAGAAAATTGGCAATAGGATGACTGCTTGCCAGCTTGCATCTATTGGCCCAGTCCCCGCACCCGGCACTGCCCCCGCCGTTCAGCCTCAGCAGCAGCTGTTGTCCGAGTATACACTGAGAAAGATATATGTGAGCAATGTTGGGGCTGAATTGGATCCACAGAAGTTACTAGCCTTCTTTTCCAAGTTTGGAGAG of Tripterygium wilfordii isolate XIE 37 chromosome 13, ASM1340144v1, whole genome shotgun sequence contains these proteins:
- the LOC120013249 gene encoding UBP1-associated protein 2B-like, which translates into the protein MAKKRKHDSESIDPTAPPQKQQQQKLEPVAVKREPTTQNEQTPPQKQQQQQREPVYVKREPTTQNEQTAPQKQQQQKLEPVAVKLEPTTQNEQTPPQKQQQQNLEPVAVKLEPTTQNEQTVEEEYEEEYEEIEEEEEVEEEEENDHEDQNASNQTLQNASTSNLGAVEEGDDEDEPISKLLEPFSKEQLVMLLCEAADSHRDVADRILVVADEDHVHRKIFVHGLGRDTNGEILRSEFKQYGEIEDCKAVRDKISGKSKGYGFILFKSRRGAREALKQPQKKIGNRMTACQLASIGPVPAPGTAPAVQPQQQLLSEYTLRKIYVSNVGAELDPQKLLAFFSKFGEIEEGPLGLDKMTGKPKGFCLFVYKTVESAKMALEEPHKNFEGHILHCQKAIDGRKPGKGHPRQHHGQHNSQFQRNDNQGFVGGAAAGGGHLMAPAAGIGFNQGGAAPQAFNAALGQALTALLATQGAGLGLSNLLGTLGSAATGLQAVPSSATGLQAVYGTQTNISPGVVGGYGNQAGMQGPYPNQQIGQGGSGRGQHGVGQFGGVGPYMGH